The Exiguobacterium acetylicum genome includes a window with the following:
- a CDS encoding M4 family metallopeptidase, translated as MKKFLATSLVASVLVVPTVVGAEGLQSGKLTKASSEPAATIVKDFVNKKGDFAVQNVEKDGSSQIVRLQQEVDGVPVFGSVVVGNVAKDGTLKAVVNDAINVKGKPGLAKKATLSEKKAIKLYQKAIKASEFEVAPKAELVIYPVKDDAVYAYKVTSTVLAGKEPSRWTYFIDANSGKVLNKFNQLAHATGTTVLGTSATFNTTLSAGKYYLQDTTRGKGVYTYDAKNRTSLPGTLWADADNVFNATYDRAAVSAHVNASKTYDFYKNTYGRNSFDNAGARLNSTVHYSTNYNNAFWDGTKMVYGDGDGTTFVALSGALDVVAHELTHAVTEYTAGLVYQNESGAINEAVSDIMGTVAEYTVGSNFDWLVGEDIYTPGVSGDALRSMSNPAAYGDPDHYSKRYTGTQDNGGVHINSGIINKAAYLLGNGGTFYNVSVTGIGVPKLGAIYYRALNVYLTPNSNFSSLRAAVVQSAKDLYGSTSAEATAAAKSFDAVGVY; from the coding sequence TTGAAAAAGTTTCTCGCTACATCGCTTGTCGCAAGTGTACTTGTCGTTCCTACGGTCGTAGGTGCTGAAGGTCTTCAGTCTGGTAAGCTCACAAAAGCTTCGTCAGAACCAGCTGCAACGATTGTTAAAGATTTCGTGAACAAAAAAGGTGACTTTGCTGTTCAGAACGTCGAAAAAGACGGATCTTCACAGATCGTACGTCTCCAACAAGAAGTGGATGGCGTCCCTGTCTTTGGTAGTGTCGTCGTCGGGAACGTCGCGAAAGACGGTACTTTGAAAGCAGTCGTAAACGATGCGATCAACGTCAAAGGAAAACCAGGTCTCGCGAAAAAAGCAACGCTCTCTGAAAAGAAAGCCATCAAACTTTATCAAAAAGCAATCAAGGCTTCTGAATTCGAAGTCGCTCCAAAAGCAGAACTCGTCATCTATCCAGTAAAAGATGATGCTGTCTATGCATACAAAGTCACATCGACGGTCCTCGCTGGCAAAGAGCCATCACGTTGGACATACTTCATCGATGCAAACTCTGGTAAAGTACTTAACAAGTTCAACCAACTCGCTCACGCAACAGGTACGACAGTACTTGGCACAAGCGCAACATTCAACACGACGTTGAGTGCTGGGAAATACTATCTTCAAGATACGACGCGCGGAAAAGGTGTTTACACTTATGACGCGAAAAACCGGACATCACTCCCTGGAACACTCTGGGCAGATGCAGATAACGTCTTCAACGCGACATATGACCGCGCTGCTGTCAGTGCACACGTCAACGCTTCAAAAACATATGATTTCTATAAGAACACATACGGCCGTAACAGCTTTGATAATGCCGGTGCGCGCCTGAACTCAACGGTTCACTATTCAACGAACTACAACAATGCATTCTGGGATGGAACGAAGATGGTCTATGGTGACGGAGATGGCACGACATTCGTCGCACTCTCAGGCGCACTTGACGTCGTCGCTCACGAATTGACACACGCTGTCACGGAATACACAGCTGGTCTCGTTTACCAAAACGAATCAGGTGCAATCAACGAAGCAGTCTCAGATATCATGGGTACAGTAGCTGAATACACAGTCGGATCGAACTTCGACTGGCTCGTAGGAGAAGACATCTATACACCAGGAGTCAGCGGTGACGCACTCCGTTCGATGTCGAACCCAGCTGCTTACGGTGATCCTGATCACTACTCAAAACGCTACACAGGAACACAAGATAACGGTGGTGTCCATATCAACTCTGGTATCATCAACAAAGCTGCTTACCTCCTCGGTAACGGTGGAACGTTCTACAACGTATCTGTCACAGGAATCGGTGTACCGAAACTCGGTGCGATCTACTACCGTGCCCTTAACGTGTACTTGACTCCGAACTCGAACTTCAGCTCACTCCGTGCAGCAGTCGTTCAATCGGCGAAAGACCTTTACGGTTCAACAAGTGCAGAAGCAACAGCTGCAGCGAAATCATTTGATGCTGTAGGCGTCTACTAA
- a CDS encoding YhdH/YhfP family quinone oxidoreductase — MEHTFSAFVVREVDGSYEGTIETKHVDDLPEGDVLIRVTYSCVNYKDALSMSGNRGVTKSYPHTPGVDAAGYIEQTTDERFQTGQAVVVNGFDFGMNTSGGFQEYIRVPAEWVTPLPESIRPLEAMRHGTAGLTAAQSVDELSRIVSKDAGPILVTGATGGVGTIAIALLIRLGYTVHAVTGKRTEQDRLLEKGVAEVLDRTTFLEETDRPLKKGLYAGVIDTVGGPLLASVIRFVQYGGVVTTCGNVGGAEMTLTVYPFILRGVRLIGIDAVQTPIAYREALWQRLANEWQVDLAPEVDVKTLNDLPEIAEALLTSRHRGRTVIEI, encoded by the coding sequence ATGGAACACACTTTTTCAGCATTCGTCGTACGAGAAGTAGACGGATCGTATGAGGGAACAATCGAGACAAAACATGTCGATGATTTACCGGAGGGAGACGTCCTGATTCGTGTCACGTACTCATGCGTCAACTATAAGGATGCTTTATCGATGTCGGGTAATCGAGGAGTGACGAAATCCTATCCGCATACACCAGGCGTTGATGCAGCAGGATACATCGAGCAGACGACAGATGAGCGTTTTCAAACGGGTCAAGCTGTCGTCGTCAATGGTTTTGATTTCGGAATGAACACCTCTGGAGGGTTTCAAGAATACATACGTGTGCCAGCCGAGTGGGTGACGCCACTCCCGGAATCCATTCGTCCGTTAGAAGCGATGCGACACGGTACAGCAGGATTGACGGCGGCACAATCGGTCGATGAGTTGTCACGGATCGTTTCAAAAGATGCAGGACCAATTCTTGTAACGGGAGCGACGGGTGGCGTCGGAACGATTGCGATTGCTTTACTGATTCGCTTGGGGTACACGGTACATGCAGTAACCGGTAAACGAACCGAACAAGACCGATTGCTTGAAAAAGGTGTGGCTGAGGTACTAGACCGCACTACGTTCCTAGAAGAAACCGATCGTCCTCTAAAGAAGGGACTTTATGCCGGTGTGATTGATACGGTAGGTGGTCCATTACTCGCATCCGTCATTCGCTTCGTACAATATGGTGGTGTTGTGACGACATGTGGAAACGTCGGTGGGGCAGAGATGACGTTGACCGTCTATCCCTTCATCCTGCGTGGCGTTCGATTGATTGGAATCGATGCGGTCCAAACACCGATTGCGTATCGAGAGGCGTTATGGCAACGTTTAGCGAACGAGTGGCAAGTCGACCTTGCGCCAGAAGTCGACGTCAAAACACTGAACGATTTACCAGAAATCGCAGAAGCCTTGCTGACTTCTCGTCATCGTGGTCGAACTGTCATCGAAATTTAA
- a CDS encoding glycosyl hydrolase family 28-related protein: MLKLDHTHDPYQNAALIQEYVETSTNEQAVRQAEQLLHDSAFVAPRRDPNLSRTLRSIISPLFLTNRDKYILPLTPAFVTPRDEIRPSWFGRLNHEFERLISEVEIVDVTGFGAVGDGQTDDTQAFIDALGDGHRQVHVPAGTYIVRGIRLPSYTILTGAGKGKTILKMHDEAPKGRRLVTNQNYLLGNHHLLVEKMTLDWNIKRIGDAKKSSTWGNHSSCLTYAHVTYGWVFDVEAINPGLHCFDISTPYYNYNGDGARANLSSSFIWFDGLTGSGFGDDGITTHHSDHLFISNCFMHDPSGRAHAEGFSNSNGIEIDDGSRDVWLFNNATSRCFGGLEIKAHATSSAASTVKIVGHLSIDDHRAFNFRHIGHHQASDPTSQTAYNIIATRLIAQTPQYTELYANSKPRALVVSAYRNVVIHDFTVLGDPYYDYQEQPMIGIQYKARNVTISQLKMSGFRQAKTDIQIFGGENGAEDVRLRDIRIEDSAKHGITIGPDITRVKLTNVALKGDGTVGLNAKSEPEMERFIATGFKVPIRAKSTQA; this comes from the coding sequence ATGTTAAAACTCGATCACACGCATGATCCGTATCAAAATGCGGCGTTGATTCAGGAATACGTTGAAACGTCAACCAATGAACAAGCTGTTCGACAAGCGGAACAACTGCTACACGATAGTGCATTCGTCGCACCAAGACGTGATCCTAATCTTAGTCGGACACTTCGTTCGATAATTTCACCGTTATTTTTGACGAATCGTGATAAATATATTCTACCGCTGACACCGGCCTTCGTGACGCCACGCGATGAGATTCGTCCAAGTTGGTTCGGTCGGCTCAATCATGAGTTCGAACGCTTGATTAGCGAAGTCGAAATCGTTGATGTCACTGGCTTTGGCGCAGTCGGTGATGGACAAACAGACGATACCCAAGCGTTCATCGACGCACTCGGCGATGGACATCGACAAGTCCATGTCCCAGCCGGTACGTACATCGTTCGAGGGATTCGCTTACCTAGTTACACGATCTTAACGGGAGCCGGCAAAGGGAAGACGATTTTAAAGATGCATGATGAGGCACCGAAAGGCCGTCGTCTCGTGACGAACCAAAATTATCTCCTCGGCAATCATCACCTGCTCGTCGAGAAAATGACGCTTGACTGGAATATCAAACGAATCGGTGACGCGAAGAAAAGTAGTACATGGGGGAATCACTCCAGCTGCCTCACCTACGCACATGTCACCTATGGCTGGGTCTTTGATGTCGAAGCCATCAACCCAGGACTTCACTGTTTTGATATCTCGACACCGTATTACAATTACAACGGGGACGGTGCTCGAGCGAACTTAAGTAGTTCATTCATCTGGTTCGACGGATTGACCGGTTCTGGATTTGGAGACGACGGGATTACGACGCATCATAGTGATCACCTCTTCATTTCGAACTGCTTCATGCATGATCCAAGTGGACGTGCTCATGCAGAAGGGTTCTCGAATTCAAATGGTATTGAAATTGATGATGGGTCGCGTGACGTCTGGTTATTCAATAACGCAACAAGCCGTTGCTTCGGCGGACTGGAAATCAAGGCACATGCGACCTCTTCTGCTGCTTCGACCGTTAAAATCGTCGGTCATCTATCGATTGATGATCATCGTGCTTTTAACTTCCGTCACATCGGACATCATCAAGCAAGCGATCCGACGTCTCAGACGGCTTACAATATCATTGCAACACGCTTGATCGCTCAGACACCTCAATATACGGAGTTATACGCAAATTCAAAACCGCGTGCACTCGTCGTTTCGGCGTATCGAAATGTCGTCATTCATGATTTTACGGTACTTGGTGATCCGTACTACGACTACCAAGAACAACCAATGATCGGAATTCAATATAAAGCCCGAAACGTCACGATCAGTCAGTTGAAAATGAGCGGATTCCGACAAGCCAAAACGGATATCCAAATTTTTGGCGGAGAAAACGGTGCCGAGGATGTGCGCCTTCGTGATATTCGAATCGAGGATTCTGCCAAACATGGGATTACGATTGGTCCTGATATCACTCGCGTCAAGTTGACGAACGTGGCACTAAAAGGAGACGGGACAGTTGGCTTGAATGCCAAATCGGAACCGGAGATGGAACGCTTCATCGCGACCGGATTTAAAGTGCCGATTCGCGCCAAGTCGACGCAAGCATAA
- a CDS encoding DUF1028 domain-containing protein, translated as MTYSIVGYCEKEQAWGVAVQSKFLAVGSAVPFAKAGVGAVATQSFANTTYGPEGLRMIEQGASADEVLRRLTEADEGRADRQVGIIDATGKSATFTGEGCNDWAGGIAGKHFAAQGNILVDGNTVKEMARVFESTQGPLAERLLRSLAAGQAAGGDSRGMQSAALLVVKEGGGYGGFNDRYIDLRVDDHPSPIEELERIYQLHTLYLQPSKPEEIKPIDDALESELMDKLLALGYRGDFADAFRTYLHTENFEMREQADRSIDTRVLAYIRSQ; from the coding sequence GTGACATATTCAATCGTCGGTTATTGTGAAAAAGAACAAGCGTGGGGTGTTGCCGTTCAGTCGAAATTTTTAGCGGTCGGGAGTGCTGTGCCGTTTGCGAAGGCGGGAGTAGGTGCTGTCGCGACACAATCGTTTGCAAACACGACGTATGGTCCAGAAGGGTTACGGATGATCGAACAAGGTGCTTCAGCGGATGAAGTATTACGTCGATTGACGGAAGCAGACGAAGGGCGAGCAGATCGTCAAGTCGGGATCATCGATGCTACTGGAAAGAGTGCGACATTCACGGGAGAAGGATGTAATGACTGGGCAGGTGGTATCGCCGGAAAACATTTTGCAGCGCAAGGTAATATCCTCGTAGACGGCAATACGGTCAAAGAGATGGCACGCGTCTTTGAATCGACGCAAGGTCCGCTAGCAGAACGGTTATTGCGTTCGTTAGCAGCTGGTCAAGCAGCAGGTGGTGATTCACGCGGAATGCAATCAGCAGCACTGCTCGTCGTCAAGGAAGGTGGCGGATACGGCGGCTTCAACGACCGCTATATTGACTTACGTGTTGACGATCATCCGAGTCCAATTGAAGAACTCGAACGCATCTATCAACTGCATACGCTCTATCTACAACCGAGTAAACCAGAAGAAATCAAGCCAATTGATGATGCGCTTGAGTCAGAGTTGATGGATAAATTATTAGCTCTTGGTTATCGCGGTGATTTTGCAGACGCGTTCCGGACGTATCTGCATACGGAAAATTTCGAGATGCGTGAACAAGCAGATCGTTCGATTGATACACGTGTTCTTGCCTATATCCGATCACAATGA
- a CDS encoding YfcC family protein → MNERTNAPGSKRSFFKMPHTYAIIMAILIISVILTYTLPAGQFDREKQDGQTVVIDGTYRAVESAPVNLFGLFEAIPQGMEAGAAIIFYIFLVGGVFGIIRQTGAIEAGINQLIRRFGQKGHIMIPMTMFVFSIAGATIGMAEETIIFVPIGIMLARALGYDAMTGAAIVSLGAAVGFAGGMLNPFTVGVAQSIAEVPLFSGLGYRTAVYVVFLIVTILYVMNYARKVKHDPTRSLVHDLEQSRTEEAATTISSFSKRHAFVLLVLIGGITLNVIGIFEWGWYLTELTASFLIIGMVAGIVTLGVNGTFESLIDGAKAVTFGALIVGFARAIVVILEEGRVIDTVIYGLSNAVGHLPTFFAVIGMYAVQLITNFFIPSGSGQAATTMPIMAPLSDLLGIERQVAVLAFQYGDGLTNMIFPTSAHLMAFLAIAGIPYEKWLRFVWKLFAIWIALACAALLLAVTLGIQ, encoded by the coding sequence ATGAATGAACGAACGAATGCACCAGGGTCGAAGCGATCATTCTTCAAGATGCCTCATACATATGCCATCATCATGGCAATTCTCATCATCTCAGTCATCTTGACGTATACGCTCCCCGCAGGACAATTTGATCGTGAAAAGCAAGACGGACAGACTGTCGTCATCGATGGTACGTATCGCGCGGTAGAATCTGCACCGGTCAATCTCTTTGGTTTATTCGAAGCAATCCCGCAAGGAATGGAAGCAGGCGCTGCAATCATCTTTTATATTTTCTTAGTCGGTGGTGTCTTTGGAATCATTCGTCAAACAGGTGCCATTGAAGCAGGGATCAATCAATTGATACGCCGGTTTGGTCAAAAAGGACACATCATGATTCCGATGACAATGTTCGTTTTCTCAATTGCCGGGGCGACGATCGGTATGGCAGAAGAAACGATCATCTTCGTACCGATTGGGATCATGCTCGCGCGGGCGCTCGGTTATGACGCGATGACAGGAGCCGCGATCGTCAGTTTAGGAGCGGCCGTTGGTTTTGCCGGCGGGATGTTGAATCCATTTACGGTAGGTGTTGCTCAATCGATTGCTGAAGTTCCACTCTTTAGCGGTCTCGGTTATCGAACCGCTGTCTATGTCGTCTTTTTAATCGTAACGATTCTTTATGTCATGAATTACGCAAGGAAAGTCAAACATGATCCAACGCGCAGTTTAGTTCATGATCTTGAACAAAGTCGTACGGAAGAAGCAGCGACGACGATTTCAAGCTTTTCGAAACGTCATGCCTTCGTCTTACTCGTTCTAATCGGTGGTATCACACTCAATGTCATCGGAATTTTCGAGTGGGGTTGGTATTTGACAGAACTGACAGCATCCTTCCTCATCATCGGGATGGTAGCAGGAATCGTCACACTAGGTGTGAACGGGACATTTGAGAGTTTGATTGACGGTGCAAAAGCGGTAACGTTCGGTGCATTGATCGTTGGATTTGCTCGTGCGATCGTCGTCATTCTCGAAGAAGGACGTGTCATTGATACGGTCATTTACGGCTTATCGAATGCCGTAGGACACTTGCCGACGTTCTTCGCCGTCATCGGGATGTACGCTGTACAGCTAATTACGAACTTCTTCATTCCATCTGGGAGTGGACAAGCGGCGACGACGATGCCGATCATGGCACCATTGTCGGATTTATTAGGGATTGAGCGTCAAGTGGCTGTCTTAGCGTTTCAATATGGAGATGGACTGACGAATATGATTTTTCCGACGAGTGCGCATTTAATGGCGTTTCTCGCGATTGCAGGAATTCCTTATGAAAAATGGCTTCGTTTCGTCTGGAAGCTTTTCGCGATTTGGATTGCCTTAGCATGCGCTGCCCTATTACTTGCCGTAACGCTTGGTATTCAATGA
- a CDS encoding putative quinol monooxygenase, with protein sequence MIAIEAKLEVQPAKREEFLEATKTLVAGSRAEAGNISYDLFQSTEDENVFMMIEKWEDQAAIEAHNTSAHFGQFVAFAQTALAKPLDVQSFQA encoded by the coding sequence ATGATCGCCATCGAAGCAAAATTAGAAGTACAACCCGCAAAACGAGAAGAATTTTTAGAAGCAACTAAAACACTAGTGGCAGGATCACGTGCTGAAGCAGGTAACATCAGCTATGACTTGTTCCAAAGCACAGAAGACGAAAATGTCTTCATGATGATTGAAAAATGGGAAGATCAAGCTGCAATCGAAGCACACAACACAAGTGCTCATTTCGGACAATTCGTTGCATTTGCTCAAACGGCTCTTGCTAAACCGTTAGACGTTCAATCGTTCCAAGCATAA
- a CDS encoding cupin domain-containing protein, giving the protein MRVEVFYFEDDGHIPNNPTFPVLIYRHAFEETSRIEQTFHAHDWRNNWVDGIFDFHHYHSIAHEVIGILEGHATVQLGGPLGKTFTLTSGDVLLLPAGTGHKALDTSRHFRVIGAYPDGQDYDTLTGQTSERPENLQRIRQVMRPNQDPVFGNHGPVFEHW; this is encoded by the coding sequence ATGCGCGTTGAGGTATTTTATTTTGAGGATGACGGGCACATTCCGAACAACCCGACATTCCCCGTGTTGATTTATCGGCATGCGTTTGAAGAAACCTCACGGATCGAACAGACTTTCCATGCACATGACTGGCGTAACAACTGGGTGGATGGCATTTTTGACTTTCATCACTATCATAGTATCGCGCATGAAGTAATCGGTATTCTCGAAGGACATGCGACCGTCCAACTCGGCGGTCCGCTCGGTAAGACGTTCACTTTAACGAGCGGAGATGTTCTCTTACTTCCTGCAGGTACGGGACACAAAGCACTTGATACGAGTCGACACTTTCGGGTGATCGGTGCCTATCCCGATGGTCAAGATTACGACACGCTGACAGGTCAAACAAGTGAACGCCCGGAAAATCTTCAACGTATTCGTCAGGTGATGCGTCCAAATCAAGATCCTGTATTCGGCAATCATGGTCCTGTGTTTGAACATTGGTGA
- a CDS encoding aldo/keto reductase — protein MNETEKTLILAALKQKTVTFPDQTHVRALGQGTWRMGEELEKHEAEIEALRVGLDSGMELIDTAEMYGEGASEELIRDAIADRREEVFLVSKVYPHHAGGEALKKACSETLERLGTDYLDLYLLHWRGDIPLKETVEGLEALKQEGKIRRWGVSNFDVSDMKELLALPNGDQCAVNQVLYHLGSRGIEYELLPLLREHGIPVMAYCPLAEGGSLRDQLLNHSTVEELAETHGVEPAQILLAWVIREGDIIAIPKAGQAHHVEANGRAALLNLTEEELNALDQAFPAPTQKEPLDIV, from the coding sequence ATGAACGAAACAGAAAAGACGCTGATACTTGCTGCATTGAAGCAAAAAACGGTGACGTTTCCCGATCAGACGCACGTTCGGGCACTCGGACAAGGTACATGGCGGATGGGGGAAGAGTTGGAGAAGCATGAGGCTGAAATCGAAGCACTCCGTGTCGGACTCGACAGTGGGATGGAACTCATCGATACGGCAGAGATGTATGGGGAAGGTGCTTCTGAGGAATTGATTCGTGACGCGATCGCAGATCGACGCGAAGAAGTCTTCCTCGTCTCGAAAGTCTACCCTCATCACGCCGGTGGAGAAGCGTTAAAGAAGGCTTGTTCCGAAACGCTCGAACGTCTCGGTACCGACTATCTTGATCTTTATCTCCTGCACTGGCGAGGTGACATTCCACTGAAGGAAACCGTTGAAGGACTGGAAGCCTTAAAACAAGAGGGCAAGATTCGCCGTTGGGGTGTATCGAACTTTGACGTATCAGACATGAAAGAACTGTTGGCACTGCCAAACGGTGACCAGTGTGCTGTCAATCAGGTACTCTATCACCTCGGATCACGTGGAATCGAGTATGAACTGCTACCGTTACTACGCGAACATGGTATTCCAGTAATGGCGTATTGCCCACTAGCTGAAGGTGGTTCGTTGCGCGATCAACTCTTGAATCATTCAACCGTCGAGGAACTTGCTGAGACGCATGGTGTTGAACCAGCACAGATCCTACTCGCATGGGTCATCCGTGAAGGAGACATCATTGCAATCCCTAAAGCAGGACAAGCTCATCATGTCGAAGCGAATGGTCGCGCTGCACTCTTGAATTTAACAGAGGAAGAACTCAACGCACTCGATCAAGCGTTCCCAGCACCTACACAAAAAGAACCACTCGATATCGTTTAA
- a CDS encoding aldo/keto reductase produces the protein MTKHVQLGQSNLFVHPIGLGTNAVGGHNLYPNLDEQAGRDLVRVALKQGINFLDTAFIYGPERSEELVGEVWSDAVAREDVILATKGAHQFVDGNVVMNNSPDFLRQSVEESLKRLQTDYIDLYYIHFPDESTPKDKAVAALAELKEEGKIRAIGVSNFSLEQLKEANKDGHVDVYQGEYNLFKRDAEKELLPYIVENGMSFVPYFPLAAGLLAGKYTKETTFDDLRKNDPLFQKDVFEQNLAKVDQLRPIAEAHNAEVAHIVLAWYLAQDGIDAIIPGAKRPDQVTDTLRTLDVQLSQNDIKKIDQIFS, from the coding sequence ATGACAAAACATGTTCAACTCGGTCAATCTAATCTATTCGTTCATCCAATCGGTCTCGGTACGAATGCCGTCGGTGGACACAACTTATATCCGAATCTCGACGAGCAAGCTGGACGTGATCTCGTCCGTGTCGCCTTAAAACAAGGGATCAACTTCCTCGACACGGCATTCATCTATGGACCAGAACGTTCGGAGGAACTCGTCGGTGAGGTCTGGAGCGACGCGGTCGCTCGAGAAGACGTCATCCTCGCGACGAAAGGTGCACATCAGTTCGTTGACGGGAATGTCGTTATGAACAACTCACCTGACTTTCTCCGTCAATCGGTCGAAGAAAGTTTAAAACGTCTTCAGACAGACTATATCGATTTGTATTATATTCATTTTCCAGATGAATCGACACCAAAGGACAAAGCCGTTGCTGCACTCGCTGAACTGAAAGAAGAAGGAAAGATCCGCGCGATCGGTGTCTCGAATTTTTCACTTGAACAACTGAAGGAAGCGAACAAAGATGGACATGTCGATGTCTACCAAGGAGAGTACAATTTATTCAAACGAGACGCGGAAAAAGAACTTTTACCGTACATCGTTGAAAATGGTATGTCGTTCGTCCCTTACTTCCCACTCGCCGCTGGATTATTGGCAGGGAAATATACAAAAGAGACGACGTTTGATGATTTACGAAAAAACGATCCGTTATTCCAAAAAGATGTCTTCGAACAAAACCTCGCAAAAGTTGATCAACTTCGCCCGATCGCAGAAGCACACAATGCGGAAGTCGCACACATCGTACTTGCTTGGTATTTGGCGCAGGACGGTATCGATGCGATCATTCCGGGTGC